From a single Sorghum bicolor cultivar BTx623 chromosome 5, Sorghum_bicolor_NCBIv3, whole genome shotgun sequence genomic region:
- the LOC8072780 gene encoding aspartic proteinase Asp1 — MAAASSRWTPAAGLLLLLLLLVPFAAIPSRAATPAASSTAIFQLQGNVYPTGHYYVTMNIGNPAKPYFLDVDTGSDLTWLQCDAPCRSCNKVPHPLYRPTANSLVPCANALCTALHSGHGSNNKCPSPKQCDYQIKYTDSASSQGVLINDNFSLPMRSSNIRPGLTFGCGYDQQVGKNGAVQAATDGMLGLGRGSVSLVSQLKQQGITKNVLGHCLSTNGGGFLFFGDDIVPTSRVTWVPMAKISGNYYSPGSGTLYFDRRSLGVKPMEVVFDSGSTYTYFTAQPYQAVVSALKSGLSKSLKQVSDPSLPLCWKGPKAFKSVFDVKKEFKSLFLSFASAKNAVMEIPPENYLIVTKNGNVCLGILDGAAAKLNFNVIGDITMQDQMVIYDNEKSQLGWARGACTRSAKSIMSSFP, encoded by the exons ATGGCGGCGGCTTCCAGCAGGTGGACCCCGGCGGCcgggctcctgctgctgctcctcctcctcgtcccgtTCGCCGCCATCCCGTCCCGCGCCGCCACGCCGGCGGCGTCGTCCACCGCCATCTTCCAGCTCCAGGGCAACGTCTATCCCACCGG CCACTACTATGTCACGATGAACATTGGGAACCCGGCGAAGCCCTACTTCCTGGACGTGGACACTGGCAGTGATCTCACCTGGCTGCAGTGCGACGCACCCTGTCGGAGTTGCAACAAG GTGCCACATCCCTTATATCGACCAACGGCAAACAGCCTTGTGCCATGTGCAAATGCACTCTGCACTGCACTTCACAGTGGACATGGCTCTAATAACAAATGTCCTTCACCGAAACAATGTGACTATCAGATAAAGTACACTGATAGTGCATCTTCTCAAGGTGTGCTGATCAACGACAACTTCTCACTGCCCATGAGATCCTCCAACATTCGTCCTGGCCTCACATTTGG CTGTGGATATGACCAGCAAGTGGGGAAAAATGGAGCTGTGCAGGCAGCGACTGACGGCATGCTTGGGCTTGGGAGGGGATCAGTTAGCCTCGTTTCACAGCTCAAGCAGCAAGGGATCACCAAGAATGTCCTTGGCCATTGCCTCAGCACGAATGGAGGGgggttcctcttctttggcGATGATATTGTGCCTACATCACGTGTAACTTGGGTACCGATGGCGAAGATATCTGG GAACTACTACTCACCTGGCTCAGGAACATTGTACTTCGATAGACGTTCACTTGGCGTGAAGCCAATGGAGGTGGTATTTGACAGTGGTAGCACCTATACCTATTTTACTGCTCAGCCATACCAAGCTGTTGTTTCTGCG CTCAAAAGTGGTCTcagcaaatcacttaaacaggtGTCAGATCCCAGTCTGCCTCTGTGCTGGAAAGGTCCGAAAGCATTCAAATCTGTGTTTGACGTCAAGAAGGAATTCAAGTCACTGTTTCTGAGCTTTGCCAGTGCCAAGAATGCCGTCATGGAGATCCCTCCTGAAAACTACCTCATTGTTACA AAAAATGGAAATGTGTGCTTGGGCATCCTTGATGGAGCGGCTGCCAAGCTGAATTTCAACGTAATTGGAG ACATCACGATGCAGGATCAGATGGTGATATATGACAATGAGAAGTCACAGCTGGGATGGGCGCGTGGGGCATGCACTAGGAGTGCCAAGTCTATCATGTCTTCCTTTCCCTGA